The genomic interval CCCTGCCGGTCCAGCAGCGACGCGACCTCCAGGCACATCGGCGCGAGCGCTCCCACGGAGACCAGCAGCACGTCGGGGGTGTCGGTGCCGGGCTCGCGCAGCACGTCCATGCCGCCGACGCGGCCCACCGCGGGCACGGCGGGGCCGACGGCGCCCTTGGAGAAGCGCACCACGGTGGGGGCGTCCTCGACGGCGACGGCCTCGCGGAGCTGGGCGCGCACCTGGTCGGCGTCGCGCGGGGCGGCGAGCCGGAGGCCGGGCACGACCTGGAGGATCGACATGTCCCACATGCCGTTGTGGGAGGCGCCGTCGGTGCCGGTGACGCCGGCCCGGTCCAGCACGAAGGTCACCCCGCACCGGTGCAGGGCCACGTCCATGAGCACCTGGTCGAAGGCGCGGTTCAGGAAGGTGGCGTACACGGCGAAGACGGGGTGGACGCCCGCGTGGGCGAGGCCGGCGGCGGAGACCGCGCCGTGCTGCTCGGCGATGCCGACGTCGTAGACCCGGTCGGGGAAGCGCTTGGCGAACTTGTCGAGGCCGACCGGCTGGAGCATGGCGGCGGTGATGGCGACGACGTCCTCGCGCTCCTCGCCGAGCTTGACCATCTCCTCGCCGAAGACGGACGTCCAGTCGGCGCCCGAGGTGGCGATCGGCAGGCCCGTGTCGGGGTGGATCTTGCCGACGGCGTGGAAGCGGTCCGCCTCGTCCTGGAGGGCGGGCTGGTAGCCGCGGCCCTTCTCGGTGATGCAGTGCACGATCACCGGGCCGTTGAACCGCTTGGCGCGGGCCAGCGCGGACTCCAGGGCCTCGATGTCGTGGCCGTCGATGGGGCCGACGTACTTCAGGCCGAGGTCCTCGAACATGCCCTGCGGGGCGATGAAGTCCTTCAGGCCCTTCTTCGCGCCGTGCAGGGTGTCGTAGAGGGCCTGGCCGACGACCGGGGTGCGCTCCAGGAGGTCCTTGGTGCGGGTCAGGAAGCGCTCGTAGCCGTCGGTGGTGCGCAGGGTCGCCAGGTGGTTGGCGAGGCCGCCGATGGTGGGCGAGTAGGAGCGCTCGTTGTCGTTGACGACGATGACCAGCGGGCGGTCCTTGGCGTCGGCGATGTTGTTGAGCGCCTCCCAGGCCATGCCGCCGGTGAGGGCGCCGTCGCCGATGACCGCGACGACGTGGCTGTCGTCGCGCTTCATGAGCTGGTTGGCCTTGGCGATGCCGTCGGCCCAGCCGAGGACGGTGGAGGCGTGGCTGTTCTCGATGACGTCGTGCTCGGACTCGGCCTGCGAGGGGTAGCCCGAGAGGCCGCCCTTCATCTTCAGCTTGGAGAAGTCCTGCCGGCCGGTCAGCAGTTTGTGCACGTAGGACTGGTGGCCGGTGTCCCAGAGGACCTTGTCCTTGGGGGACTCGAACACCCGGTGCAGGGCGATGGTGAGCTCCACCACGCCGAGGTTGGGGCCGAGGTGGCCGCCGGTCTTGGAGACCGCGTCGACGAGAAAGGTCCGGATCTCCCCGGCCAGCTGGTCGAGCTCCTCCAGGGTGAGCCGGTCCAGATCGCGCGGTCCCCTGATGCGGGTCAGCAGCGGCACCCGTGCCTCCTTGCAGTAGAGCTGATCGAGCTGTTGCCGGGCGGGTCGAGTCTAATCTTCCGCTCAACCGATCGTTCCCGGGGCGGTGCGTCGTACGTCACCCGTTCGGCAGTACCCCGCATCCCGCCTCCTGCGACACGGCTGTGCCCGGCGCCTGAGGAGGCGCCGGGCACAGTCACGCCCCGAGGGGCGCGGCGCTCTGTCGGCGTGCGGCTTCGCCGCGTGGGCGCGAGCGGCCGATGACCGGCCCGCCGCCGACGAGCCGGGGCTAGGCCCGCCCCGCGGTCTTCTGCGTCTTCCGCGTCACCGCGTCGATGACGACGGTGGCGAGCAGCACACCACCGGTGATCATGTACTGCACCGGGGAGGCGATGCCCTCCAGCGCCAGTCCGTACTGGATGGACACGATGACCATCACACCGAGCAGCGCGTCCCACGTGCGGCCACGGCCGC from Streptomyces sp. DH-12 carries:
- the dxs gene encoding 1-deoxy-D-xylulose-5-phosphate synthase, yielding MPLLTRIRGPRDLDRLTLEELDQLAGEIRTFLVDAVSKTGGHLGPNLGVVELTIALHRVFESPKDKVLWDTGHQSYVHKLLTGRQDFSKLKMKGGLSGYPSQAESEHDVIENSHASTVLGWADGIAKANQLMKRDDSHVVAVIGDGALTGGMAWEALNNIADAKDRPLVIVVNDNERSYSPTIGGLANHLATLRTTDGYERFLTRTKDLLERTPVVGQALYDTLHGAKKGLKDFIAPQGMFEDLGLKYVGPIDGHDIEALESALARAKRFNGPVIVHCITEKGRGYQPALQDEADRFHAVGKIHPDTGLPIATSGADWTSVFGEEMVKLGEEREDVVAITAAMLQPVGLDKFAKRFPDRVYDVGIAEQHGAVSAAGLAHAGVHPVFAVYATFLNRAFDQVLMDVALHRCGVTFVLDRAGVTGTDGASHNGMWDMSILQVVPGLRLAAPRDADQVRAQLREAVAVEDAPTVVRFSKGAVGPAVPAVGRVGGMDVLREPGTDTPDVLLVSVGALAPMCLEVASLLDRQGISTTVVDPRWVKPVDEAMAPLAAKHRVVVTVEDNSRVGGVGSAVAQALRDAGVDMPLRDFGIPPRFLDHASRAEVLAEIGLTAPDVARQVTGLVAKLDGKYERSSADAVDSVEPARD